In Trueperaceae bacterium, the genomic stretch CGAACCCGATGCCGACCCCCTCGGGCGTCCCGGTCGCGATCACGTCCCCCGGCTCCAGCGTGATGCCCGCCGAAACCGTCGCGATGAGCGTGGGAACGTCGAAGTACAGGTCGGCGGTGGACCCGTCCTGGCGGACCTCACCGTTGATGGTGGTGCGCACCTGGAGGCGGACCGGCCAGCCGACCTCGGACGTGTGGACGAGGTACGGCCCCATGGGGCAGAAGGTGTCCAAGGTCTTGCCGAGGAACCACTGGCTGGTGCGCTTCTGCAGGTCCCGGGCGGTGACGTCGTTGATGATCGTGTAGCCGAAGACGTGCTCCTCCGCCCGCTCGGGCGGGATGTCCGCACCGGCCTTGCCGATCACGACCCCGAGTTCGCCCTCGTAGTCCACCTTCGTCGACAGGTCGGGCCGAAGGACGACGGGGTCGTCGGGGCCGACGACGGACGTCGGCGCCTTCGTGAAGACGATCGGGGCGGGGGGCATGTCCGCCCCGCGCGTGAACTCCGCGTTGTGCTTGACGTAGTTGAGGCCGACCGCGAACACGTTCTTGCGGGGGCGCGGGATCGGCGCGAGCACGCGCACGTCGTCGAGGGCGTGCACCGCGTCGGCAGGGAGGTGATCCAGGGCGGCGAGGAGGCGCTCGGTGAGGGCGATCCCCGCCTCCCCGAGGTCGATGAGGGCCAGCATGGTCGTCGGGGCGGACGCCTCTCCCACGGCGGCCGCGGCCCGAGCGACGTCGACGACGCGTCGTCGCTCGCCGTCCAGGACCCCCAATCGCGCTTCCCCTCCCGAATCGAACGTCACGAACGTCATGGTCGGCGGTCTCCTTTCGGTCGGCGTCCGGCCGAAGACCGGACCGCCACGTCCTGCGCAGGCGCGTCGCTCACGACGACGCCGCGCTTTCCTTCCAGGCGGCGAACCGCTTCTCGAGCCACCCGAACGCACCGATCAGGACGGTCCCGAGCAGCGCGATGACGAGGACGGCGGCGAGCATGCGGTGGGTACGGAAGTAGGCGGATTCGGTCTGGATGATCCCACCGAGGCCGGTGAGGTCGAGGAAGATCTCCGCGACGATCACGCCGACCAGCGCCCGCCCCATGGCGATGCGGAGGCCGGCCATGATGTACGGCACCGACCCCGGCAGGATGACGTGGCGGGCGAGCTGACGTTCGTCGGCCCCGAACGACGTCGCCACTTCGACGAGATCGCGGCGGGCGTTGCGGACGCCGATCGCGGTGTTGATGACGATGGGAATGAAGGTCCCCAACCAGATCAGGAAGACGCGCCCCTCGTAGCCGACCCCGAACCAAAGGATGATGAGGGGGACGAGGACGACGCGTGGGGTGGCGTAGATGGCGTCAAGATAGGGCTCGACGACGTCGGACAATAGCTTCCAGCGGCCGAGCACCAGGCCGAGCGGCAGACCGACGACCACGCTCAACAGGAAACTCACGCTCAGCGCGTTCATCGTGATGCCGAAGGCACGCTGCATCCGGCCGGCCT encodes the following:
- a CDS encoding fumarylacetoacetate hydrolase family protein, translating into MTFVTFDSGGEARLGVLDGERRRVVDVARAAAAVGEASAPTTMLALIDLGEAGIALTERLLAALDHLPADAVHALDDVRVLAPIPRPRKNVFAVGLNYVKHNAEFTRGADMPPAPIVFTKAPTSVVGPDDPVVLRPDLSTKVDYEGELGVVIGKAGADIPPERAEEHVFGYTIINDVTARDLQKRTSQWFLGKTLDTFCPMGPYLVHTSEVGWPVRLQVRTTINGEVRQDGSTADLYFDVPTLIATVSAGITLEPGDVIATGTPEGVGIGFDPPKFLADGDEMVIEIEKLGTLRNRVRSR
- a CDS encoding ABC transporter permease produces the protein TPPALALLVFLAAWETLGRLTDPILFAPPSRVWSGFLELIEAGRMQRAFGITMNALSVSFLLSVVVGLPLGLVLGRWKLLSDVVEPYLDAIYATPRVVLVPLIILWFGVGYEGRVFLIWLGTFIPIVINTAIGVRNARRDLVEVATSFGADERQLARHVILPGSVPYIMAGLRIAMGRALVGVIVAEIFLDLTGLGGIIQTESAYFRTHRMLAAVLVIALLGTVLIGAFGWLEKRFAAWKESAASS